The following coding sequences are from one Bradyrhizobium sp. 200 window:
- the rpsM gene encoding 30S ribosomal protein S13: MARIAGVNIPTNKRVLIALQYIHGIGQKNAAEIVEKVKIPLDRRVSQLSDQEVLQIREVIDRDYLVEGDLRRETGINIKRLMDLGCYRGLRHRRGLPVRGQRTHTNARTRKGPAKSIAGKKK; this comes from the coding sequence GTGGCCCGTATTGCCGGCGTGAATATCCCGACCAACAAGCGCGTTCTGATCGCGCTCCAGTACATTCATGGCATCGGCCAGAAGAACGCGGCCGAGATCGTCGAGAAGGTCAAGATCCCCTTGGATCGTCGCGTCAGCCAGTTGAGCGACCAGGAAGTTTTGCAGATCCGCGAAGTGATCGACCGCGACTATCTGGTCGAAGGCGACCTTCGCCGCGAGACCGGTATCAACATCAAGCGGCTGATGGACCTTGGCTGCTATCGCGGCCTGCGTCATCGCCGCGGCCTGCCGGTGCGCGGTCAGCGCACCCACACCAACGCGCGCACGCGCAAGGGCCCGGCCAAGTCGATCGCCGGCAAGAAGAAGTAA
- the rpsK gene encoding 30S ribosomal protein S11 has translation MGKEATRVRRRERKNIASGIAHVNSSFNNTTITITDAQGNTIAWSSAGTMGFKGSRKSTPYAAQVAAEDVSKKAQEHGMRTLEVEVAGPGSGRESALRALQAAGFTVTSIRDVTTIPHNGCRPRKRRRV, from the coding sequence ATGGGCAAGGAAGCCACCCGCGTACGCCGTCGCGAACGCAAGAACATCGCCTCCGGCATCGCGCACGTCAATTCATCGTTCAACAACACGACCATCACCATCACCGACGCGCAGGGCAACACCATTGCCTGGTCCTCGGCCGGCACGATGGGCTTCAAGGGCTCGCGCAAGTCGACCCCCTATGCCGCGCAGGTCGCGGCTGAAGATGTTTCCAAGAAGGCGCAGGAACACGGCATGCGCACGCTGGAAGTGGAAGTTGCCGGTCCCGGTTCGGGCCGTGAATCGGCGCTTCGTGCGCTGCAGGCGGCGGGCTTCACCGTGACGTCGATCCGTGACGTGACGACGATCCCGCACAATGGCTGCCGTCCGCGCAAGCGCCGGCGCGTCTGA